A region of the Sardina pilchardus chromosome 3, fSarPil1.1, whole genome shotgun sequence genome:
TTGGCCATATTAAACTCAAGATGGTGGTCACGAACACCAACTTGCTTAATGTGGAGAGTTgactcaaaaaaggttgaaaccGAGCATGAAGCAAACCAGTTTTATGGCAAGAATTCTAGGGACATTTTGGTACAAGATCCGAAGAGTTTGACAATGACAACCCCATTAGTAAATGGGTCACTGTAAAAGCCCTTTTAGACCTCTTGGCAGTGAGCGAGCACTAtaactctctcttccttcccagTGACATACATTGCAGTGCTGCCACAAGGAACACTTTACGTTCCAAGCTGTTGATAAATCCTGTTCATCACACCAACAGCTGCCTCTCAAACATAATTTAGGGAGCCTATTCTCAAAGGGACCAAAGCACAGCCACAGAAGCATTGCACTCGGTTGAAGTTGTTGTTAAAGATCCGCCAAAATGGTCAGATCTGTGGGAAGCAGCTACACTGTTGTGACTATgctatggtagtgtgtgtgtgtgtgtgtgtgtgtgtgtgtaagagagagagagagggagagcctgagtgcgtgtgtgtgtgtgtgtgtctagtgtgtgtgtgtgtgtgagagagagggggagagagagactgtgtatgtgtgtgtgtccgtgcctcTGTctgggtctttgtgtgtgtgtgtgtgtgtgtgtgtgtggtgtttgttaaATGCATCTTGCTATTGGAACCACACCCAAATGTAGGATGCAGTCCCATGTTTTACCCACAAGATGGTAGCATGGAGCTAAAATATTTGATAAGTTCACATTATGATGGCATGATTATGGTAGTTACACGCTTGCCCCTTACAATGATTCTTTAATGATAAGACTTTCAGTTTACTATAGCAATCTCTTTCAGTGAATATAGTTTGCATGGAGTGTGTTCATTTCATTTGGATGCTTTACCCAGCTATCCAACCTTGGCCTCTATACATAACTTACACATCAAGTTGCCAGGCAACAGAGCAGCACAATAAACAGTGGAGGAGTTGAGAGGTTGAGAGGAAAGATTCTAGAGCCCTTTGCTCTAAGATCTTTGGTTGAGACCATGAAGATATGGCATCGGATGTCTTCTGAAAGAGAAAATGTCATTGTTTTAATGCCAGGGACGCTAAGTAGACGAGACACTGCTGCCAAGTAGAGGGTTATGAGCATATCATTTCATTCATATCAGTGCTActgggatgtggaggtggtTTTAAAAGCAATTAGCAAATAGGATCCAAAGGCTtaatttcttttttcccccagtcACCCACAGGTCCTCAGCAGCTTCAGTCCTGTAGTGAAAACATTGTGAGCTAAATTGGTGTCACAAATTACCCTCTACCAAAGTGGCTCAGAGCCCTGAGCCGATTGGGTTCAAGACAATAACATTTGCTAAATGAGCGGAAAAATGAGGGCCGACAAAGACCAGGGCACAATGAACTGCGCATTTGAATGGAGCTCAATTACAGTGAGCAAGCTGGCCATTTTTCCACAAACATCAATTAACAGGGCTTTGTACATGGGCAAACGAGCCTCCTCTCCTACGCCAATGGCCGGTCATTGCTTGATGAAATCTTAATTACTTTGGAGTTGGTAACAGCGTACCTTCTCCTCATTAACGGCGTGTCCAGCTGTTTAATTAATGCTCGGTCCAACAGACCCGTGGAAGGGTGCGATGACACAATCATCTTCCGTCTCCCACGGACGTCAGGCCAGATCGCGGCAGCCATCAATTATAACCTAAACAGCCCTGCAGAGATTTGTGTGATGATGATCAGGGCAGATCACCTTTTCTGGCCAAAAACTCTCCTTTCAGTGTTTGTGGAAAACAAAATCAAAGAGGAAAAACATTCACATCGCTTCATGTGATTTAGATGTCACATCACTGCTATTATTTGTTTCACCTATatctaggctgggtaaaccctgcctaatctgctggcgatttggattttgccctgcagctcagactggaaacctgcacatctatctctcctgcttcctgtccacgttttcTGGGTCCAGTCAcaagcttatccaaaaggcgtacctggatcgttggtctggtTGGTTGAAGTACTATCCCAATGCGTaccgagtcatttgaactacagtatgcccattgatcatgtctcttgtgcagtagaaatgaagcacagactccccaaactaatgttcaatcttaaaaacTTTTTTTGTGCTTTGTATGCCAATCCCAATCCCTAGCATAAAGTTGGAATTAACCCCATTTTTTATTGGGGGGGGGTATGTATGGTTACTTAGAccaacagaaagagaaagcaggTCATGAGCAAGTAAACTTTTCTTTAGTTGACCCTGTCATTGGACCTTGGGGAAATCTCACAAATGATTTCATCCCCCGTCCACCCATCAACTATTGACCACTTCCTCCATCTGACTTTCAGTCAATGTTTGAAAAAAAGTGGGtatatttagcagacacacaTGTTCATATTCATTACTCTCGCATGGCTTTATGGGTACACCCAGTGATGCACTGGAAAAGTCCAAACAAATGACTCAGTTTTGGTTTTCGAACAGCACGCAGGATTATAAATCTAAGAGAAGTAACTGTTCGACGTTGCTCCACTGTGAGAGGGAGATCAATAGTTCTACATCGAGTGGACTTGCAGGAGTGCTCTAATGGGTTTAAATAGATCAGCCCTGGTCACGATGAAGAACAGACGGCAACCATATACAGTGTGCCTCGTCCTGTTCCCTAGTGTATCCTTATAGGCCCCCAGCCTCTCACACATAtacgaacacactcacacactcgcaccaaACACATTCATTACATTTGAACAGCAAACCACTGGTCTGCCCACGCTTTGGAGATCATTATAAGTCTCTCTTTGAAGATTTCATTGACTCTGCAAGACATCTCTTTTTAACTGTGCTGGGACTCACAGATCTCTGCCATTCACCAGTCATCCACCTCCATATTTAGCCCCGCTATCTGAGTCAGTGTTCCCTATCTGTCTCCCTCACAGTAAGTGGCACCAGGGCCTATCTGTCTGCATGGTTCCCAGCTGTGACAGGACACAGCTATCTACAGTCCATGCTGAGATAACTGGACCTTTAACACCAAACGCTAGACAGGCATAGAGATAAGATAGACAAGGAAAAGAGGATTTCAGGGAAGAGATGCCCATAACTCATGTTGTGGAGGCAAATGTAACATATTTTTCTTATGAAAAATATACGCTATTTGTATGCTATTTGTAGAGTTATAATGTAAAGGTTGTTGATATGAATGTCAATTTACCATCTTCAACACTACCACCGTTCATTTCTTTTGTATGACATTGTGAAAGGATAGCAGGGATTACGCTGAAAAGTTGGGTGAATATTCCTTGGTGGAGGTCAGATATGCATGtccagagagaaatagaaatggCCCCCATTGGTATAGGATCAAAGATGAGAACTATACAGAAGCAGTTCATTTAGGGACAGAAAATGAGTGAGAAAGATCTACATCTGCACTGTCAGAATAGTGGGACTTGTTTTGGCCCCTTGATTTGCAAATATCCCTGAGCCCATCTACTCAAGCCTGAGGTCAAAACATCTCAATGTTCCAGCAGCTCTCTCATTAACTTGAGATGacgcgagagagaaagagttctCCTCGGCATCTGGACTCCCTGCACCGGCACACACTCGTGCGCAGCTGGGGCTGTGGAgcccaaaagcacacacacacacacacacacacacacacacacacacagtctcggtCAACACTACGAAATCCCAGATGTGCCCAGGCCTGATCAGGAGGATCCGGATAACagaacctgtctgtgtgtgttgttgccagACGTTCTGAGTCCAGTGTacggactcacacacagatgtgggGCCGAACACGTGAGCCCATTTCTCCCTCTGCCACGGGTGGCCTagaaagtaaacaaacacatttgtttgcACGGTTCAACAGCAACCCATACCGGCGTGGATCAAAATTGTCCCGCGGTGGGTGTTTAGCAGTTTGTCATGCATTCCATCCCGACTGTTTTGGGAAGGTTTCGTATGTCAGGATTCTCAGCACATATGACGTGTGAGATACATTGGCGATGGAGCCAAACCAAACAGCTCTCATGCATTTCCCGAGTTTACATTATTAGTTTTTAATATATCGGATTCAGCGTTGCAAAAATAGGTTCGGCGTAAACATCCAACTGTCCGCAGACTGCCATCTCTGTGGCCAAGGGTTGTGACTACGGTTCACCTCATTAGGGCAAGCTGTTTCTAATAAACACCTCTGACTCGATGACATATTGAAGACCTCCTGGCAAGTGGGAACCTCTGATATCTTAACTTCTCTGAAAGAGGCCTCTTCCTTACATGGACCTTCCTGCTCAACATTGCAAACGTAACCTAAAAACAGGAAAGACAACAGGCTAAAaaggacagagagtgagagagacacacataaaaCTGCAGAAATAACAGCCACAATGCTTTCCTCTGAAAAACCATTCAAAAGCAGTTATTACAGTATGCCTCTCCAAAATGAAATTGTTTCTCCAAAATGAAATAACTTCTGTCCCATTTcttcaaaatgaaataaatctTTTATTGTATGTAAATCATTTTACATTACATATATTATTTACTGCAAATACCTTGTGACAAAGAACTCAAATGATTTCTTTACTTGtccctttttctttcctctAATTGCTTCAGGCTTAGTGGGTGTgggtctgtatctctctctctctctctctctctctctctctctctctctctctctctctttctccccctcttttaaAATGTGAAGTCAGTGAGCTGGACCAGGCTGAGGGGGAAGAATCTGGCAAAAAGGCAGGGGTTCAAAGACTCGTACACACCCTCTAATCGAACAGagccactgcactgcactgcacatacACCCTCATTCATCCACCAGCACACACCGACTGGACCACTGGCAATCTCTCTCACTTGGAAAATGCTCTTTTGGGAACTGTGCTTGGTTCTGCTACTTTGTGGCTTTCACGCGAGGGCTATACCATCCACTAACATCAAGATCACTCAAGGTGAGTAGTGCCACATCAGGAAGGCCTGAAGTCTTTACTGCATACTAGATCTCCTGTGAGAAGCTGGTCTTCACTCTTACTTCAGAATGAGTTGGGATTTCAGCAGATTGAGATTCCTCCATAATTTGCCATCATAATCTCATTTTAATCTCTCAATTTGACATCATGCATCTtttatctgtgtttttttttttgtttgttttgtttagtttttgcTGTGCTGTTTGTCATACTTCTTCCAATACAACTCTAGTCTAAGATGTGGCTTTTTGGGGCTTAAAGTTGTGGTTTGTCTTTCACTCACTGAAGTTAATACATTTATTGAGGATCTGGAGTGCATTGGAGGTTAGgcgtgctgtgttgttttacGAGATTTATACCATCTGAAATATGCAAAGACCTCAGAGAGAAAGTGTGGTTTGAGTTAAGAAAAGTGACGAAAATGGGAGTCGATCTTGAGTTACATCATAGATAATAATGTGAatgtttcacatttcacatagGTTAGATTTGAGTGTTAAGGCTAAGACATAAGAATTGCTTTGCTTTGTATTTGTGCAAGTCATATCTTATTCGTCTTTACTCTGTTGCACAAAGTAATCTTCTGGTGTCAGATTATACTGTTGTCGCATGTAATTGTGTGGAGTTATTTCACCATGAAGAAGACATAGTCGCATTAGTTTCAGACTTTCTTTCAGTCTACCCAAACGTGAGGGGATTAGTAACAGTCACTGACTGTGAATGGCGACTACACAATGAAAAAACATTACTGTCAGTGTAGCACACTCTAACTTGCGCTCATGTCATGACACCTAAGGCTTCTCATCAATCGATTCCGTTCATTGCGATTCCAACATGCAATAACACTTAAAAGTCCCTTTTAAGGCTATAAGGAAGTTGTGATGTCATCACCATTCCACCACCTTATCCCCCAAGAAATCTTGCCCCCATTCCAGCTTTGCCTCTGCAGTTGCCAGATGCCCCCGAGCCTGCTACTTGCCCCCTCTTCTGGACTGAGTTTGAGGGCAACTGTTATCGCTTCTTCCCCATCAATCGCACCTGGGCGGAGGCAGACCTGTACTGTGCTGAGTTTTCCAACGGCTACCGGTCCGCCAAGCTCACCTCcatacacaggtgtgtgtgtgtgtgtgtgtgtatgtgtgtgtgtgtgtgtgtgtgtgtgtgtgtgtgtgagcagttgaGATTAAAGGGCTTTATATTAATAGCCATACATGCTGTTTGGAGGCAGATTTCCCGACATTACACATTCACCCTACTCTCAGTCAAATTGTAGGCAACATTACATCACTCGCAATTGACGTTTGGGAAAAGGCTTTACCATATAAGAGCACATGAACCTCTGGCTCGAACAGAGCATTGCATAGTGTGTCTGCTTGAGCCAAACGCCAGAAGAGTGGTTTTAACCTGTATGTGACTGGAGACCTTTACTTAACCTAAAATAGTAAGTTAAGTAAAGCCTCCACTGTAGACACACGCTACACTAAAATGTCAACTGATTTGTGCTTTGCTCTGCTAATACTTGtgtacaggatttttttttaattccagAGGGCATAATGAGTTAATTTCCCTTTTCAAGTTTTTGCTTAATGCTTTGATGCTTTGCAAACCCTCCTGACAGCTGGGAGGAGAACGTGTTTGTGTATGACCTGGTGAACAGTCGAATCCCCGGCATCCCTACAGACATCTGGATTGGCCTTCATGACCGGCGACAGGTAAACATCTGCTTCATTTTTTGCCCTAATCCCTCCGTCAAACAATCTCTCAGTTCATTGATCTTCAAATCCACTTCCagctctatttccctctctttctctctcacactcaattCACATACCACAGGAACATCTAAATCCACTCAAACTCAAACTTGCACACACCCTTAGAGAGTAATTTCTTCCATAACCAATGTCAAATGTGAGCACCATGGTGGTAACAGGGCAAATCACTAATGACCTCTGACTGATGCCTTCTCAGCCCTCATTATGGCTGATGTGCAATACCTGAACGCTGGCCAATAAAATCTCACAGCAGAAATCACTCTAGCAGCAGATACATGGCAGTCAGGTCTAATCGGTGTGGGTCTGTCATTGCACACATGCCTACCTATCCTGCGAGAGAGCGGCCTAAGGACAGAGTTTTGCCTTTGAAGTTGTTTTATGGCCAGGCTCTAACTAGCCTGTAATGCCACTGAGTGTGTCAGCATTTTTGCGCCTCCATCCTTCTTTGCTCTGCTTCTTTACTCTTTTTCCTTTGACAGTCATGTTAATGAGAAACACAAGCTGTGGTAGTAGATTTCACCCCTCATTATATGTTGCACGTGTGACCCCTACATTGGTCATGGTGggatgtggtggtggtaggggggGACGTGTTCGGGAGGGGGGTGTACAAAGAATATGTGAGATAACTCTGTTACTGCTGGCTGCTTCCATAGGAGGGCACCCTAGAGTGGACCGACGGTTCAGCCTATGAGTACAGCTACTGGGATGGGAACCAGCCGGATGATGGGATCCACCGGATCCCATTAGAGGAGGACTGTGTGGAGATCTGGTACCGACAAAACAGTGGTGCGTAGAGTGACCTCAGTTTTCGACCATTGCATGCATTTTTGCTCAATTTTTACAGACAGTTCTTCACTCCTGTAATGGAAGGCTTCTTAAATTCTCAGTAAATACTGTATCAACATGTCCTGCTACTTTAAGAAGCTTTCCATTATATGAGTGGAAAGAATTGTCTGTTTTACAGTCACATAGGGAAATCTAAGAGCTATATTGAACTCTTATAGACATTACAACAATagctgcctacagtatgttttttaTTGGGTCATGATGAGTACACTGAGCATCCCATAGAAGTACAGCTAGCAGTGACATCAAACCCTGCCaacaaaatagaatagaatatgaaTGAAATAGACTAGACAGATGAAATAGGAAGAATAATGGTCAATGATGATTAGATTTAAGGTAATAAGATAAGGTGAATAAGTATATACATATACTAATAAAAGATATTAGTACAAGATGTTACAAGTTGTATTTGTGGGTATCAAACATAGCTTTATCCATTCCCTTTTCCCACTTTCACAATTGAGTTCATTGTAGTGACTGTCCATTATATGAAGTAGGGCCAGATGTTTTTCATTATCATTTTCAATGCAACTGCAATGTCTGTGCAACAGTGTATGAGTGATGATCACCGCCATgttgtttgtcattttttgcCAGCTCTGAGGTCCTGGAATGACAACAGCTGTGACAAGGCCTTTCCCTTTGTGTGTAAGATCCCTACACTGGATAACTAAACCCCGACCACCACCCGCGGCCCTCAGCTCCCCAGCAGCGTCCAGCTCTTCATTCAGTGTCTCCCGTCTTGAGGGAGGCCCACACTTGCCGCCCTCCACGTGGACTCCTCTGTTGATGGGCTCCCTTCCAACCGTTGCTCCTCACTGGAACCTCACAggacttctttctcttttcctttcttttcattGTAACAAAGCTCCATGCTCTTCTCTCTACAGACTACCTTAACCCCTTTGGCTCTCCCTGTTGGTATCTCCCACTGCCTTCACCCCTTTGGCTCACCCTGTTGGTATCTCCTCCTGCCTTCACCCCTatggctctccctctctctctctctctctctttctctttgtgggCACAGCagcttctgtctctgtgttttttttttcacagctcATCTATCGCTTCTCTGCTCCAGGCTTCTGTCACTTCTCTCATCCCCTCTAGGACCACTCTCCTTTTtccatccccctcctctcctctcctctcctccccccatcccttCTTCTCCTATCCAACCGCGCCCCATAGGACACAGGGCCAGAGAATGACACCGTCCTCCATGCTGCGTGTCCATCTGGGGTGCATTTAGACTCCTGAGTCATCCCAGGCTGCCTTTCCCTCAGCTGGAGCAACTTCCCCACGtggggctaccagcaaaacTGCTCTCCACTGATCCTACGCTACAAAGACTGTtagcattttttgttttgttttttacacTTTCCTGGAGGCGTCACTGCtcttttttgagtgtgtgtgtgtgtgtgtgtgtgtgtgtgtgtgtgtgtgtgtgtgtgtgtgtgtgtgtgcatgtgtgtgtgtgtctttcatccGCCCATTttgtcagtcaaaacaaacgGAACCACAGAGATGCACGAAGAGGTAAGTCATTCTCCGGGTGCAGCTGAAGCAGAACGGCTGTGAGGGTTCCACCCCTTCCCCTGTGGCCCATTCGGAAAAGGAGGACACTTTCTAAtgcagttgtgtttgtgtgtgtgtgtgtgggtttgacctgTATAAAAATGcttgtgtttttgagtgtgtgagagtataaatgtttgtttgtgtgtgtgtgtgtgtatgtgtgtgtgtaagactgacAGACCACAGTTTTGCATAAATCATGAGATGAAATCTTGTCATGGCTGTGACCTGTTTCATTTTACAACTCCCCACTTACACGACATGCAAACCGCATCCACCCTCTGGCTGAGGATGGCGTGGATTTAACTTGAGCTTTTAGGGGTGCCTGTGCTTTGTCTGTGTCCATCTGCACAAATTGATCAGTCGCTGACCTGGAAGGTGAGAGGCAAAGCCAGCAGGGATTTGTGTTTGCGTTTTACTGCCAGGCTTCTGAAACTCCAGAAGCAGCCTTAAGCCACAGCCTGACACTTGACCTTTGGGGGCTCGGAGACCATGCAAATTAacagcagaagaaaaaaaaaacatttcttctcctctcccgtTAGACACACTACatcccccctgtctctctcctcctcctcactatcCTTCCTCGTTCTGTCTCTCCTAAAGTAGTTTTGGATGGTGGCAGAGAGACAAAGCGAAAAATCGAAGGGTAATGTCGTCCCAGCTGAAGCTCAGACCTTAAGAGTGGCAGGGGACCACTTTcgctccgttttttttttttctgttcgcCCGGGCCCGGGACGCTCCAGTGACAACACACCGCAAGAGACTTCTCGTCTCCGGCGGTGGCACGGGGCCGCGTGCCTGCCTTGGCCTGCCTCAGCTGGGACGCTTTAGCGGAGCCTCCTCAGGAGGGAATTCCACCCTGGGACGATGATGGCTGCGAGCCCGGCGGTGGACGCGTCTGCATGGGCATTCCTTTGTGATGAAACGGCGAGCTCTGAAATGTCAACAGCGATGTTCCAGGATGAGTCTGAGTTATGAGCAGCGCTGCACGGGCCCCCgatgtgtgtgcagcatgcactcactcactctttcatacttgcgtgtgtgtgcagttcaaACATACACGACACGCATACACGAAACAGGCAAAATCACATattcacgcacacgcacaggttcaagcacacacatacagtatatgtgaacaGGCACAAATGCATATgttctttctcacacaaacacacacacacacacacacacactgtgactgactcacacatacactcctagccacttactgacacacacacacacacaaacaagtctcTGTACCCTGGCTCTGTTTGACCTGGACGTGCTGCCCCCTGCAGCGATGTTAAGCTGTTCCTGTGCCACTGAAGAAAGCAATTAAGTGACTAATCAGCGACTGGGACTGCctttgggggtgggtgggtggttgggtgggtTGCAGAACATTAGTCCACCAACAAGcactgctggagagagagagacggttcTTCTGGTCCAAAAAGTTTGTGCAATTAATTAATGTTTCCTTTCGAAACAGGCACGGCTTGAGTTTGGAAACATCTTGACTGGTTTATGTGGAATGATTGTAGGGAGgtctgtgctgagctgtgttgAATGGAGTTTGTGTCATAGTGTGCTGGAGGACAATGTTACATTCATTACATTTTACCTTAAGCAACCCGCCGCTATTTTTGGACCAATTTGTTATTGCCAGCCTGGTATTTGCTCATAAAATAACTTCTAGCACACACTGTTGTGAAACTTTTAAATATAAAACAGTATTTTAAATTAGACCCATCACCGAAAGGAATTGTAGAATGCTGTTTTCATTATAAAAGAGCAATAATTCACAATGTTTGTTATGGAATGAAACACACCCTTGAATCTGTTAATACATCTTTTAATAAAGACTGCTCTGAAGTAAATCAAATCAGGACAACCACCATAATCTTAATTTATACATTTAAAAACCAGATCAGACATATCCACAGAGTGTGCACACATTgacatataaacatacacacagagacaaaaaaaatgtaagcGCATTGACAAGGACCACTTCAACACACCCGACATGGCCGTAAggtatataaaaataaaagtccataTGCTCTCCTGGAGCAGAGATTTGGTGGTGTGGACAAGTTACACTATTGGTATAGATTTAAAGGGATACTGCTGACTCTGAAGACAGGGTTGATGGGAGCTGTAgtttacagtatatatgcaAGAGCATAGGTCCCTAGCACAGCCCAAGAGGCTAAAGAATTAACTGTGCACATGTTATGTGTAGCAAAACTATGGTCAGGAGCACAGCAGCATTTCATGTATGGTGACAGCAAAAGATATTCTCACGGAGCATTCCCGATGGAATCGTCTCCTTTTGTGTTTTGGTTCTACAGTGTTGCACTGCCATGTTCCACTTGCTGTTGTTGCCATGTTCCACTTGCCCCTATTTATACAGTCAATGATAGGCTGATAGTCAATGAGGAAGTTCCATCAGCTTCACTCTAGTCTTTTTTCATTTAGGTTGTCCATAAAGTATATTTCTTTACAAGATCTAACTGAAACAACATTCATTTGTTCAATTTATATCCATTGCACACCATAAAAGTCATATATATTCTTTATATTTGTAGAGGTAAGTAGTTAAGCAAGTATTCTATAAGTATATATGCATATGTACCATctatctaaataaataaataaatatcttcACTGGCACAGTTTAATTTTcatttttcttctctcactGTGTTATATATTTAGTTTCACTGTTTAGTCGTCTAAACTAATATTGAAGTTTGGCAGAATCATATAATTGATTCTGCATCAGAGACAATT
Encoded here:
- the clec19a gene encoding C-type lectin domain family 19 member A, with translation MLFWELCLVLLLCGFHARAIPSTNIKITQALPLQLPDAPEPATCPLFWTEFEGNCYRFFPINRTWAEADLYCAEFSNGYRSAKLTSIHSWEENVFVYDLVNSRIPGIPTDIWIGLHDRRQEGTLEWTDGSAYEYSYWDGNQPDDGIHRIPLEEDCVEIWYRQNSALRSWNDNSCDKAFPFVCKIPTLDN